The Virgibacillus sp. MSP4-1 genome has a segment encoding these proteins:
- a CDS encoding ABC-F family ATP-binding cassette domain-containing protein, with the protein MNIENLTKTYGEKVLFDHISFTVEEYDRIGLIGVNGTGKSSLLKVIAGLDSAEEGQVDHAKHFHIEYLPQNPEFDGSETVLEYIYAGNSQIMETTRNYERALAHLKADPQNPQKQEKLLAAQQKMDEDNAWDANALAKTVLTRLGITSFSHPVHTLSGGQKKRVAIAKSLIQPADILIMDEPTNHLDNETIEWLEEYLSHYEGALILVTHDRYFLNRVTNQIFELDQGSLYQYEGNYEVFLEKKAEREEQAQINEQKRQNTLRRELAWLRRGAKARSTKQKARKQRVEELKNQTPQQTNQTFDIELSTSRLGKQVIELESVSKQFEDRPLLKDFSFLITPKDRIGIIGPNGSGKTTLLNLMAGRIQPDDGYIDIGKTVKIGYYTQESLELDENLRVIEYIKQSAEVIRTSNGDYITAEQMLERFLFPRNMQWTYIYRLSGGERRRLYLLSILMKEPNVLFLDEPTNDLDIQTLSILENYLDEFPGVVITVSHDRYFLDRTVNRLLSFEENGQIRIYYGSYSEYMEVKREEKQHEEQRKKELHKEEKDQKPQKQKRKKLSYNEQKEWETIEDHITELEERIEELQTEIEQAGSDVEKAQRLFEEQQETEDKLEKAMERWEELSLLMEEQDR; encoded by the coding sequence GTTGACCATGCTAAACACTTTCACATTGAGTACTTACCGCAAAACCCTGAGTTTGATGGCTCCGAAACTGTGCTGGAGTATATTTATGCCGGAAACTCCCAAATCATGGAGACTACGCGGAACTATGAGAGAGCATTAGCTCACTTAAAGGCAGACCCTCAAAATCCACAAAAACAGGAGAAGCTTTTGGCCGCTCAGCAAAAGATGGATGAAGACAATGCCTGGGATGCTAATGCATTGGCCAAAACCGTCCTGACACGTCTGGGAATCACTTCCTTCTCCCATCCGGTACACACCTTATCGGGCGGACAAAAAAAACGAGTGGCCATTGCAAAATCCCTCATTCAGCCAGCTGATATTCTGATCATGGATGAGCCAACCAACCATTTAGATAATGAAACCATCGAATGGCTGGAGGAATATTTGTCCCACTACGAAGGGGCTCTCATTCTAGTGACTCACGACCGCTACTTCCTTAATCGTGTGACCAATCAGATTTTCGAGCTGGATCAAGGCAGCTTATACCAATACGAAGGAAACTACGAAGTCTTTCTGGAAAAGAAGGCCGAACGAGAAGAGCAGGCCCAGATCAATGAACAAAAACGGCAAAACACACTTAGGCGTGAGCTTGCATGGCTGCGCCGGGGTGCGAAAGCCCGTTCCACGAAACAAAAAGCCCGTAAACAACGGGTTGAGGAGCTGAAAAATCAGACCCCCCAGCAAACCAATCAAACGTTTGATATAGAACTCAGCACCTCAAGATTAGGAAAACAGGTCATTGAATTAGAATCCGTTTCAAAACAGTTTGAAGATCGACCGCTGTTAAAGGACTTCAGCTTTCTCATTACACCAAAGGACCGAATCGGAATTATCGGACCGAATGGAAGTGGAAAAACGACCCTCCTCAATTTGATGGCAGGCCGCATACAGCCCGATGATGGCTATATTGATATTGGAAAAACCGTTAAGATTGGCTACTATACACAGGAAAGTCTGGAACTCGATGAAAACCTCCGAGTCATTGAATATATTAAGCAAAGTGCTGAGGTAATCCGAACCTCCAACGGTGATTACATTACAGCGGAGCAAATGCTGGAGCGTTTCCTGTTCCCAAGGAATATGCAGTGGACCTATATTTACCGGCTATCCGGAGGGGAACGTCGCCGGCTCTATTTATTAAGTATACTCATGAAAGAGCCGAATGTATTATTCTTAGATGAACCAACCAACGATCTGGATATCCAGACTTTATCCATTCTTGAAAATTATCTGGATGAATTTCCGGGGGTTGTCATAACCGTATCCCATGACCGCTACTTCCTTGATCGCACAGTGAATCGCCTGCTGTCTTTTGAAGAAAATGGACAAATACGCATCTATTATGGAAGCTATTCAGAATATATGGAAGTAAAAAGAGAAGAAAAACAGCATGAAGAACAGCGAAAAAAAGAGCTGCACAAAGAGGAAAAAGACCAAAAACCTCAAAAGCAGAAACGGAAAAAGCTTTCCTATAATGAACAGAAAGAATGGGAAACCATCGAAGACCACATTACTGAACTGGAAGAACGAATAGAAGAATTACAGACTGAAATTGAGCAGGCCGGAAGTGATGTTGAAAAAGCTCAGCGTCTATTCGAGGAACAACAGGAAACAGAAGACAAACTGGAAAAAGCCATGGAACGCTGGGAAGAACTGTCCCTGCTTATGGAAGAACAGGATCGTTAA